The genomic interval TGGCGACCCTGAAcacggcggaggctgaggcgcccCCCGGGGTGCGAGTGTGGGGCAGGGCACCTCTGACGCAGAGAGATGCCCTCGGGCATTGTGACGGGCTCTGTCTCAGCAGAACACTTAAGACGCAGCCGAGGTCAGCGTTTCTCTGCGAGACAGCGCGTGATTGGCTGCTGTTCGTTTTTTGTCCATGAGAAGACACAAGTGACAGACAGGGGGCCGTATGCCGTACACACAGTCAACGCTTTGTGGGGAAAGCTGTCTGGCTGGCCAAGCGGCAACAAAAATGAGACGCGCAGGTGTCTTCAGCAAAACCAGCTCGCAGTTGTGGGCTCTGCTCTGAGACACAGCGACAGGCGCCAAGCAGCCCCGGCCGCAGGACGCCAACTGCCCTTTCATTTGTAAAGCTTTTCCAAGTGCTAGTTGTAGAGATACTTCTGACTGGATGACCGCTTGCGTCCGACTTTGAAAATGGTGTTTGACCCAAAACGCGCCAGAAAGGCGTCATGCCGTGTGTGGCTAGCTCTAGCTGCACTGGGCACTGTCTTGGGGGTGCACAAGGGGGTGAGCGTGCATTTAAGCTCGCAGTTCGGTCACCTGCTCGCTTCAGCGGTGACCTCAAGAAGAAGCCACGTGACCGCGGGATCGGTTGCACCAGGGGAGGACGATCCCCACGTCGGGAGCTCCTTCACTGAGTCCTCTCCTTTAGAAGACACCCCGGCCAGTAGTGAGCGAACCCATCCCCGTTTGCTCTTTGAGAGGACTCGCAGGCAACTGGATCTAGGCACTGGAAATGCCAGAGACACGCATGTGGCGGTGGACGCCCCGCCTCGTGCACTAGCTTCTTATGGCCACAGTCTGCTTCAGCACTCGCGGGGGCCGCAAGAACTGTTGGGCGCCATGTGTCTGGAGCGTCCGGGCGGCTCGCCCACTTCAGGGGATCGCGATTAGAGGAACCAGGTTCTTCGTCGGATGCGAGTTTTGCAGACCTGGGTCAACCAGAGGGAGCTGACCTCGCGCTGGTTCATGGCATAGAGCCAGGGGACTCCATTGTCAAGCACCTTTTGACACTGGTATCGAAGCAAATCCACCCAGTCGATCGCCAGGCGGGGGCATTCAGGACACTGGACAAAGGGCTCTCCGCTACGTTCTGGCCACAGGACGTGACCGTGGAAGTGGTCTCGGTGCGGACGGGAGCGCCACGGCGGCTCCGAAGGGGGCCCGTCTTCGGCAGGGGCGACTTCGGGATGGTGTTCACGGCTTCCGACGTGGACACCGGAGCAGAGTTCGCCGCAAAAGTTCCTATTGCTCTCCGCGAGCCTTTCAAGATGTCACAAGAGGATGTGATGGCAGAGGGTCGTTTAACTGATGCGTTCGCCACGGTCAAAGACCCAAGGGAAGCTCAAGCCGTTCTTCGATTCTTGGTCCCCACCGACATGGTGCAGTTTCCAAACAAGGAGACCTTCGCTGTCGCTATCCCTGGCTCGCGAACGTTGATCGGAAATGTTTTCTTCTTGATGCCGAAGGCCTATACAGACCTTCAAGATGTTATCAACGCAATGTGTGATCCTGCCGTACGGGACAGCGACATCGTGTACCATGCCCGCCTACAGCTATCCTATGATCTAATACGGCTGGTGGCCAATCTCCAACGCCAAGGAGTCGTGCATGGTGACTTCAGAGAGGCTAATCTTCTGGTGATGAAAGACGGGCGTCTGTTTCTGGCTGATTTTGGCTCAAATGCGCAAGGAAGGGCAAAAAACCCATCGCGGAGACTCGCTAACCGCACACATCAAAGATGAGGTTATGGAACTCGGATCGGTGTTAACGAATCTATGGGGCATAGAGTTGGGCTACTTCCTAGCACTCGAGCACAGTCCAAACAAACCGATGGAAACAtgcggcccgccgcctccccagtACATGGTACGCCTGATAAAAGAATTTCACAGTAGTTGGCCCGCCAAGCCGCTGCTTCCAGTGGAAGCGCTGGAGACTCCTGGAGCGAAGCAACTCGTAGAAGAGATAAACAGCTTCCTGCCACTCTAtaaagaggagacgagaacGTGACTCGGAGTCGACAGAGGACTACATCTCAGGTGATGCTCGGCGAGATCCGGGTCAATCCGGGTACACGCAGGACGACGTCCCATCGGTATCTCGTGGCGCAGTGCGACGTGGCAAAGCCGGAGCATCAACGTCTTTTGCAGGTCCCCTGTTGACATAGGCGATGCTGGTATAATTCATTTTCGAGAGTGCGACAGGAAAGATGTGAGTGGCGTCACATTTCTGATGCTCAGCAAAAGGGTTTCAGCAGTTccggcgtgctgcagcaCACCCGGATGTAACTTTTCGATTCTTGCGCTCGCGCAAGAGTCCACGCTCGAAATGTCTTTTACTCATCAGGGCACACAGTGTCCACAGCCGTCTCCCTGGCACTCGGCGACATGACTCGGAAACGTGCCTTTAGCATGCAGAATCGTAATGTATCTTCTGCTGGATCGCCGCGTGGTTATCCAAAACCACTCAAATCCAGTGCGTCGAATGTAAACGATCGTACGCCAATCGTTCTCATgaaacacgcgcgcgcagtcgcAACCCG from Besnoitia besnoiti strain Bb-Ger1 chromosome Unknown contig00094, whole genome shotgun sequence carries:
- a CDS encoding rhoptry protein ROP18 (encoded by transcript BESB_086040), which produces MVFDPKRARKASCRVWLALAALGTVLGVHKGVSVHLSSQFGHLLASAVTSRRSHVTAGSVAPGEDDPHVGSSFTESSPLEDTPASTLAGAARTVGRHVSGASGRLAHFRGSRLEEPGSSSDASFADLGQPEGADLALVHGIEPGDSIVKHLLTLVSKQIHPVDRQAGAFRTLDKGLSATFWPQDVTVEVVSVRTGAPRRLRRGPVFGRGDFGMVFTASDVDTGAEFAAKVPIALREPFKMSQEDVMAEGRLTDAFATVKDPREAQAVLRFLVPTDMVQFPNKETFAVAIPGSRTLIGNVFFLMPKAYTDLQDVINAMCDPAVRDSDIVYHARLQLSYDLIRLVANLQRQGVVHGDFREANLLVMKDGRLFLADFGSNAQGRAKNPSRRLANRTHQR